CGCCCCACCGACGAGCCGCCGATCGAGCTGTTCGCCGCCATCGGAGAGCTGCAGGCCAAGGCCACGGCCGAGGGCACGTTCGTCCAGGCCGGAGGTCTGGCCCCGATGGAGATGCAGGGAGCGATCGTCAGCCTCAGCGGCGGCTCGATCACCACGACGGACGGTCCGTACGTGGAGGTGAAGGAGCTCGTCGGCGGCTACGCCGTCTACGACGTGCCCGACCTCGACACGGCGGTCCGGAAGGCGCAGGGATTCCTGCAGGTCCACCAGAACGCCTGGCCGGGCTGGGAGGGCTGGGTCGAGGTTCGCCCGATCTTCGAGGCACCCCCGGCCTGATCCCATGGACGAGGCGCGCGTGGTCGAGCAGGTGTGGCGGCAGGAGTCGTCACGCCTGCTCGGCGCGCTGCTGCGCATCACGCGCAGCGTCGACCGCGCCGAGGACCTGGCGCAGGAGGCCCTTGCGCAGGCCCTGGAGTCCTGGCCCCGCACGGGCGTCCCGGACAACCCGGCGGCGTGGCTGATGAACACGGCCAAGCGCCGTGCGATCGACCAGTTCCGGGCGGGGGAGCGGCAGCTCCGTGCCTACGCCGAGGTCGGCGCCGGCACGCGCGAGGCGTACGAGGCCGAGTTCGACGAGGCGCTGGCCGAGGAGCACGTGCGCGACGACGTGCTGCGGCTCATGTTCACGTGCTGCCACCCGGCGCTCACGCCCGAGAGCCGCACCGTGCTGACGCTGCGGCTCGTCGCCGGCCTCAGCACCCGTGAGATCGCGCGGGCCTTCCTGTCGTCGGAGTCCACGGTCGCCTCGCGGATCTCGCGGGCGAAGCGCACGCTCGCGGATGCGCGTGCCCCGATGGAGGAGCCGGTGGGGCAGGAGCGGGCCGAGCGGCTCGACTCGGTGATGTCCGCGGTGTACCTGGTCTTCAACGAGGGCCACACGGCCACCGAGGGCGAGGACTGGACCCGACCCGACCTGTGTCGTGAGGCGGTCCGGCTGGCGGCGATCCTGGCGTCCGTCACGCCGTCCGAGCCCGAGGCGCACGCGCTCCTGGCGCTGCTGGAGCTGCAGTCGTCGCGGCTCGCGTCGCGCGTCGGCCCGGGCGGCGAGCCCGTGCTGCTGGCCGATCAGGACCGCTCGCGCTGGGACGCCGACGCGATCTCCCGAGGGACGGCCGCGCTCGACGTCGCCGTACGGCTCGGCGGCGACGGGCCGTACGTCCTCCAGGCGGCGATCGCGGCGGAGCACGCCCGCGCCGCCTCGGTCGAGACCACCGACTGGGAGCGAATCGCCGGTCTCTACGCCCGGTTGGCGCGGGCGACGGGCTCCCTCGTCGTCGAGCTGAACCGCGCGGTCGCCCTCGGGCGGGCGCGAGGCCCTGAGGCGGGGCTCGCGGTGGTCGACGACCTCATGACGGCCCCCGCCCTGGCGCGGTACCACCTGCTGCCCAGCGTGCGGGGCGACCTGCTGGAGCAGCTCGGGCGCCACGACGAGGCGGCGGCCGAGTTCCGCCGCGCGGCCGGTCTCGCCTCGAACGACCGTGAGCGCGCCCTGCTGCGGGCGCGGGCCGAGGCGCAGGGCCCCAGCCGTTAGGCTGGACCGATGAGTTGGCGAGGTGCACGTCCTGTCCTGCTGGTGCTGGCCGTCGTGGCCACCCTCGGCGCGTTCGGGTGGTCGCTGCTGTCCTCCGGCGGCTCCGACGACGAGGCGAAGAGCCCGGCGACCACGCCCACGCCGAGCGCGCCGGTCCTGTCGGTCGATCCCACCCGCGAGGCGCCCGCGCCCGCTCCCACCACCGAGCCGACCACCGCACCCACCGCCGGCGAGTGCGAGGACGAGAACACCCGGTTCAACGCCGACGGCACCCAGGGCGACAGCCTGCTGCCCGACTGCGGGCAGACCCCCGTCAGCAAGGAGCAGCAGCAGACCGACGGTCTGTCCCTGGCCTGTGGCGGCGACTACCCCGTGATCCTCTACAAGTCGACCACGTCGGGGGCCAAGACCTCCGTGTGCGGCAAGGACGCCGTCGGCGACCGGTTCCGCGTCGTGATCCAGCCCGCCGGCTCCGGTGCGCTCGATCTCGCCGGGTCGTACGACTGGCGCCGTGACGCGTACGTCGCCGAGCACGACGGCGCCCGCTACGTCCTGCACGCCGTCGACGGCTCGCTGCACGTGACCCGCGACGGCACGACCCGGGTGGAGCCCTCCTCGGACTGGATCTCGCTCGACAACGAGATCGACGACCTCTGACCGGGCGGTGATGGGGCCGGAATCGTCCTGCGCTAGTTTCGAGGCAGACACCCCACACAAGGAGCACATCGACGTGAGCACCTCTCCTGTCAAGGTGGCCGTCACCGGCGCCGCCGGCCAGATCGGCTACAGCCTTCTCTTCCGTCTCGCGAGCGGCTCGCTGCTCGGCCCGGACACTCCGATCCAG
This genomic interval from Aeromicrobium choanae contains the following:
- a CDS encoding YciI family protein; translated protein: MKFMTMVHETHRPTDEPPIELFAAIGELQAKATAEGTFVQAGGLAPMEMQGAIVSLSGGSITTTDGPYVEVKELVGGYAVYDVPDLDTAVRKAQGFLQVHQNAWPGWEGWVEVRPIFEAPPA
- a CDS encoding RNA polymerase sigma factor, which produces MDEARVVEQVWRQESSRLLGALLRITRSVDRAEDLAQEALAQALESWPRTGVPDNPAAWLMNTAKRRAIDQFRAGERQLRAYAEVGAGTREAYEAEFDEALAEEHVRDDVLRLMFTCCHPALTPESRTVLTLRLVAGLSTREIARAFLSSESTVASRISRAKRTLADARAPMEEPVGQERAERLDSVMSAVYLVFNEGHTATEGEDWTRPDLCREAVRLAAILASVTPSEPEAHALLALLELQSSRLASRVGPGGEPVLLADQDRSRWDADAISRGTAALDVAVRLGGDGPYVLQAAIAAEHARAASVETTDWERIAGLYARLARATGSLVVELNRAVALGRARGPEAGLAVVDDLMTAPALARYHLLPSVRGDLLEQLGRHDEAAAEFRRAAGLASNDRERALLRARAEAQGPSR